From the genome of Ignavibacteria bacterium, one region includes:
- a CDS encoding 50S ribosomal protein L7/L12 — MSEKIAGLVEQIKGLTLIEAAELKKALEDEFGVTAAAPVVMAAGPAGGAAAPAQEEKTEFTVMLTSAGAQKINVIKVVRSHTGLGLKEAKDLVDGAPKPVKEAISKDEAEKIKKEIEEAGGSVELK; from the coding sequence ATGTCAGAAAAAATTGCCGGATTAGTTGAACAGATTAAAGGCTTAACATTAATTGAAGCAGCAGAATTGAAGAAGGCATTAGAAGATGAGTTCGGTGTGACAGCAGCAGCTCCGGTTGTTATGGCAGCAGGCCCAGCAGGTGGCGCGGCAGCTCCAGCGCAAGAGGAAAAAACTGAATTCACAGTTATGTTAACCAGTGCAGGTGCACAAAAAATTAATGTTATTAAAGTAGTTAGATCACATACTGGATTAGGTTTAAAGGAAGCTAAAGACTTAGTTGACGGTGCACCAAAACCTGTTAAAGAAGCTATCAGCAAAGATGAAGCTGAAAAAATAAAGAAAGAGATTGAAGAAGCTGGCGGTTCAGTCGAGCTTAAGTAA
- a CDS encoding 50S ribosomal protein L10 — MNKTEKAEIISNFAEKFQNTSALYLIDYTGITVEEVSELRREFRKSKVEYKVIKNTLAKRAIDEANKFDKLKDYFVGMTSVAISSDDPVAPAKIIKKYKDKFNKLDLKACYIESSFYDGSKLNEIASLQTKPEIIAGILGSLQSPISGIVGSINAVMRDLVGVLDAIANKKESN; from the coding sequence ATGAACAAAACAGAAAAGGCGGAAATAATCTCAAATTTTGCCGAGAAGTTTCAAAATACTTCGGCTTTGTATTTGATTGATTATACCGGAATTACTGTCGAAGAAGTTAGCGAACTTCGAAGAGAATTCCGCAAATCAAAAGTTGAATACAAAGTCATCAAGAATACTCTCGCGAAACGAGCGATTGATGAAGCCAATAAATTTGACAAGCTTAAAGATTATTTTGTAGGGATGACAAGTGTTGCTATTAGCTCTGATGATCCTGTCGCACCAGCAAAAATAATCAAAAAGTACAAAGATAAATTTAACAAGCTTGATCTTAAAGCATGCTACATCGAGAGCAGTTTTTACGATGGATCTAAGCTTAATGAAATTGCATCACTTCAAACAAAACCAGAAATTATTGCTGGAATTTTAGGAAGTCTGCAATCACCAATCAGTGGAATTGTTGGATCAATCAATGCAGTTATGCGCGATCTAGTTGGTGTTTTAGATGCAATTGCAAATAAAAAAGAATCAAATTAA